The stretch of DNA AAATGGACTTATCACCCCTTACAAGCCAATGTCAATGGAAGCTGCAGCAGGGAAGAATCCTGTTAATCACGTTGGTAAATTGTATAATGTCTTATCTTTATACATTGCACGAGATATATATAATAACACAAACGTTGGTGAAACTCAAGTTAGAATACTGAGCCAAATTGGAAAACCGATAAATGATCCTCTTGCATGTGACGTCTCAACAGAGAATGAAGTTTCAAATGAAGACCACAAGGAAATTCAGAGAATTGCATCAGATTGGTTAGATAACATTCGACAGGTAACTGAAGACATTATCAATGAAAAAGTAAATCTTTTCTAAATTTATTATTTTAACTTTCTTTAATTCTAGATACTTTTATATATTTAATACCTCTATAAGTAATGGAGGTTTGCGGATGAAAAAAATAATATCAGTATTACTTGCATCCTTACTAGTTTTATCATCAGGATTAATCTTTGCTGAAGAGTATACAAATTCTCCATTTGCTTTGGTAGATAATCCAACGTCTTTGTTTGTATACGACTTAAATAAAGATGGAAAAGATGAAATATTGGTTAGTTCGACTGACGGTAGGCTTCGTGCATTTGATTTATCAGGATTTGAAAAATGGTCCTATGTTGCAGATGGAGTGCTGTACTCTATTTATGTTGAGGACATTGACGGAGATGGACTTGCAGACGTTATTATAGGAACTGGAGAAATAAATCAGCAAACATTTAGATTTTCCTCTGGTAAAGTGATTGTTCTTAATCATTTTGGAAGAATAAAATGGGACTATGAAACAACAAGCGCAGTCAAAAGCATATATGTTACGGACTTTGATAAAGACGGAAAACTTGATGTCTTAGCTTCTTCCGACGATGGCGTTTTATATGCCTTAACTAATATGGGCACTTTAAAATGGGATGAATTTACAGGATCCAAGTCCCCTGCTTTTGCTGCTAATGTATTAGGCAGTGCGGATATCATAATAGTTCATGGGCAAGCAATTTTGAATGCAAATGGTAAAATAGTAAAAACAGCGCCTGATTTCTTCGAATGGAAAAAATACATACTTGACGACTTAAATAAAGATGGAAAGACTGAATTCATTATGATTTCCCATTATCCTTTTGTATCAGTATTTAATCTTGAAAATGCTGATCTTAAAGCAATTTGGCAGCATCAGTGCGATGGGGATGCTATGGATGCATTAGTTAATGACTTAGACGGTGATGGGAAATTAGAAGTAGTAGTTTCCTCAGCTAAATGGTTGGATTCTTCTAATACTTATGGCGAAGGTAAGATCTACATACTTAACGGTAACGATGGCTCAATTAAAAAGAGCATCACTTTATCTTCTCCTGCATTCTATTTAGGGATTTCAGATATTAACAGTGATGGTAAAAAAGATATAATCTACACATCAGACAAAGGTGTCAATTTTTTATTATATGGCCCTCCTGAAAAGATAGAAGAGACGAAGGAACAACTTCTTCCAAAAGAAGAGTCAAATCCCATAGAAACACAGCCAAAAAATACGCCAGGATTTGAAATTGGTGCACTTAGTGCGGCTATAGTTCTAGTAGGATACTACTTAAAAAGAAGAAAATAAATTATTTATTTTTTAATTTTTTTGATATCATTTGCCAGTTTGTCCTGTCGGTCGCCCTTGTGGTGTCGTTCCTGTTCCACCAGGTTGGAAGTTTCCTCCATCGGGATTACAATCTGTTGTGTAACATCCAGGATCTGGATAGCATCCATTGGGCCCACAACAGTAGCCTTGATAACACTGAGTACATCCGGGTCTGTCACAGTACCAGTCATTACAACCACTTCTTGCGGCAGTAACAGCGACTAATCCGCCACACGGACCATTCCCATCATCATATTTGCCACAACTTCTTTCATTGTATGAATAAAGACATTTGCATTCTGTATCTGCATATATTTTTGCAGTTTCAGTTGCTACGATAGATGATTGAGCATAAAAAAATGAATTTTTATAGTCGCCTTTGTTAAAATAATTCCATGAATATTGCAAATTTAATCGTGCTTCATGATTGAATCTTTTCGAACAAGGCCATATACTATCTTTTCCAGACTCGTAATTCATAAGAGCAGTTGAGGCTTCATTAATTTTAGCAATTGCGTCGTTCTGATTTTGTGCAATTACAAAAGCCCCGTTGCCAGCCACTAATATTACTATGAAATATAAAGTGAGGAAATATTTATTCGTATTATCACCCTATGTATAATGGAGATTCAATTATTTAAGTCTTTTTAT from Methanofastidiosum sp. encodes:
- a CDS encoding VCBS repeat-containing protein produces the protein MKKIISVLLASLLVLSSGLIFAEEYTNSPFALVDNPTSLFVYDLNKDGKDEILVSSTDGRLRAFDLSGFEKWSYVADGVLYSIYVEDIDGDGLADVIIGTGEINQQTFRFSSGKVIVLNHFGRIKWDYETTSAVKSIYVTDFDKDGKLDVLASSDDGVLYALTNMGTLKWDEFTGSKSPAFAANVLGSADIIIVHGQAILNANGKIVKTAPDFFEWKKYILDDLNKDGKTEFIMISHYPFVSVFNLENADLKAIWQHQCDGDAMDALVNDLDGDGKLEVVVSSAKWLDSSNTYGEGKIYILNGNDGSIKKSITLSSPAFYLGISDINSDGKKDIIYTSDKGVNFLLYGPPEKIEETKEQLLPKEESNPIETQPKNTPGFEIGALSAAIVLVGYYLKRRK